Proteins found in one Aspergillus puulaauensis MK2 DNA, chromosome 8, nearly complete sequence genomic segment:
- the tof1 gene encoding putative DNA repair protein (Tof1) (BUSCO:EOG09260H81;~COG:L;~EggNog:ENOG410PGK4;~InterPro:IPR007725,IPR006906;~PFAM:PF05029,PF04821) yields MEEEVAFNNQTVEVIDPDVRSHVYSLVTALGGFNGEDAGRYMLGDDALSCLRDIKRWLKLYDEKFNRMDVARCLGEANLVNGDLIQILALGWSDGQQSKYLSRISLACIELLVPLTWPLEIHGEMTINHHRHIPYLQQAQVSYKRGILNFASCGLLRAAIRIGLPSMATPRSERTTRDEGILKIMLYFLRNIVIISANARLAAEGEEEETSRSATVNAFHDQDVFALLLTLCSNVSEDFNMLDIPLLEILFHIVKGIDVEKLFMNDTQRTAKRTDELNDLLQQESSLRREYAKNAPTRHGRFGTMIWVKRDDAKLSTVSGQDVLKDSQATLFKMDQTKKWNRPRRGRKPQDLTANNDFSTPVHINQTATKNLRMFVEEFLDSGFNPLFVHVRKAIERESVRVLDVNKRHYFYTVAWLLGAERARRGRQREKHAQSEKSGKGLEPDSFGLVAGVLNQETFVFLNRSMQHSLDNKEWEDLNAAMRCFTQILLTIQEMAQSPLEEDQEIAENIQNRIFYEETTHDRILAVIRGYTDQGFGYLDACTELSHVFLRMLERYSKENADMQVKSRRRARKKRQDEQPGNEDNDDNDEELGSENEDYAEAEKMSKERKFDFTRFAGKFCNQKCVDTFVAFTKFYKELNTDQLKRAHRYFYRIAFKQEMTVLLFRVDILNLFYRMIKGPGGMDSKKPIFNEWEELVKQLVRKLTKKLEQRPALITELLFSKINSTAFYLEYGHERQTITTAKRPPAELEVDPKAASTVEEKLIIAVAALVKDEQIAMVKWISEVLGSAADEREAWEQNDQDVDLAGSRDAPNPIITVKPQDESFKKAMYLNAKLRLLMSLLKFERLGQENVEGISWVIPSELKSAELRDSKSVIDRALVVGNTDERDPSDLLRRKYGSEPRGNADQTTLDVNFGSDSEGEDVIPDGPLFPPNPRSKSKVLDELKKRRKRKNNGEKEPIDDETLEERRQAQLENTRSRLAKIKSDLYVHASDEESDEEGDQEFFRLEEGRRREQSERIKKALLLGRTEGDGDSTSKKKRGKRSSASSGREAGGKRRRHSPQASPEVEDEEILMSATGMLSRETSVTPSLDGVDGISKGISKTPEDELYLDDNLAFSRDREIGAEPHFDKEDDRTSSPKENEAAAEEDEEDAPMAAPGRRRMRAGFVVDSDSE; encoded by the exons atggaggaagaagtggCCTTTAATAATCAGACCGTCGAGGTGATCGACCCCGACGTCCGCTCTCACGTCTATAGTTTGGTCACAGCA CTTGGAGGTTTCAATGGCGAAGATGCGGGTCGATACATGCTCGGCGATGATGCTCTGTCTTGTTTACGGGATATCAAGCGATGGCTAAAACTATACGATGAGAAATTCAACCGAATGGATGTTGCGCGCTGCTTGGGGGAAGCGAATCTTGTCAATGGGGACCTTATCCAGATTCTGGCCCTTGGGTGGAGCGATGGGCAGCAGAGCAAATATTTGTCAAGGATTTCGCTAGCCTGTA TCGAATTGCTAGTGCCTTTGACTTGGCCGTTAGAGATCCATGGAGAAATGACAATCAACCACCATCGTCACATACCATACCTACAGCAAGCCCAGGTGTCCTACAAACGTGGTATTCTCAATTTCGCGAGCTGCGGACTCCTACGAGCTGCCATTCGAATCGGCCTGCCTAGCATGGCGACCCCTCGATCAGAACGGACAACTCGGGACGAAGGTATACTTAAGATTATGCTGTACTTTCTCCGGAATATTGTGATAATCTCTGCAAATGCGCGTCTTGCCGCGGaaggtgaggaggaagagacctCTAGGTCGGCGACGGTCAACGCATTCCATGATCAGGATGTCTTTGCTCTCCTGCTTACCTTATGTTCAAACGTGAGCGAAGACTTCAACATGTTGGATATTCCGCTTCTTGAAATCTTGTTTCACATCGTCAAAGGAATCGACGTCGAGAAACTTTTTATGAATGATACTCAACGGACCGCCAAGCGAACCGATGAACTAAATGATCTGCTACAGCAAGAGTCATCCTTACGAAGGGAGTACGCGAAAAACGCACCAACACGACACGGCCGTTTCGGGACGATGATCTGGGTTAAGCGAGATGATGCCAAGTTGTCAACGGTCTCCGGCCAAGACGTCCTCAAAGATAGCCAAGCGACTCTATTCAAGATGGACCAAACCAAGAAATGGAACAGACCTAGGCGTGGCCGAAAACCCCAGGATTTGACGGCGAACAACGATTTCAGCACACCGGTCCATATTAATCAGACCGCCACAAAAAATCTGCGGATGTTCGTTGAAGAGTTTTTGGATTCAGGGTTTAATCCACTCTTCGTACATGTCCGCAAGGCGATTGAACGAGAATCGGTTCGTGTCCTCGATGTCAATAAGCGTCACTATTTCTATACGGTTGCATGGCTTCTTGGAGCAGAACGCGCTCGCCGTGGCCGGCAACGTGAGAAGCACGCACAAAGTGAAAAATCCGGGAAGGGACTGGAACCAGATAGTTTTGGGCTAGTTGCTGGGGTGTTGAATCAGGAAACGTTCGTTTTCCTGAACAGATCGATGCAGCATAGCCTTGACAATAAGGAGTGGGAAGATCTTAACGCCGCCATGCGGTGTTTCACACAGATCTTATTGACGATACAAGAAATGGCCCAATCACCACTTGAAGAGGATCAAGAGATTGCCGAGAACATCCAGAATCGAATTTTCTACGAGGAGACCACCCATGATCGCATACTTGCCGTGATTCGTGGGTACACAGATCAAGGATTTGGCTATCTTGATGCTTGCACGGAGTTGTCCCATGTGTTCTTGCGGATGCTGGAACGTTATTCTAAAGAGAATGCCGATATGCAGGTTAAATCGCGACGACgagcgagaaagaaaaggcaggaTGAACAGCCAGGCAATGAGGACAATGACGACAATGACGAGGAACTGGGATCGGAAAATGAAGATTATGCTGAGGCCGAAAAGATGTCGAAAGAACGTAAGTTCGACTTCACACGTTTTGCTGGGAAGTTTTGCAACCAGAAATGTGTCGATACATTTGTGGCTTTCACCAAATTCTATAAGGAATTGAACACAGACCAGCTGAAACGCGCCCATCGTTACTTCTATCGGATAGCCTTCAAGCAAGAAATGACTGTGTTGTTATTCCGAGTTGACATTCTTAATTTGTTTTACCGCATGATCAAAGGACCGGGTGGAATGGATTCCAAGAAACCCATTTTCAATGAGTGGGAGGAATTGGTGAAACAGCTCGTACGCAAACTCACGAAAAAGCTCGAGCAAAGACCTGCTTTAATTACCGAGTTATTGTTCAGTAAAATCAACTCGACCGCATTCTACCTTGAATACGGACACGAAAGGCAGACGATAACTACAGCCAAAAGACCCCCAGCTGAACTAGAGGTCGACCCCAAGGCAGCTTCCACtgtggaggagaagctcattATTGCGGTAGCTGCGTTGGTCAAAGATGAACAAATTGCAATGGTCAAGTGGATTAGCGAGGTTCTAGGGTCGGCTGCCGATGAAAGGGAAGCATGGGAACAGAATGATCAGGATGTCGACCTCGCGGGGTCTCGAGATGCTCCGAACCCCATAATTA CTGTCAAACCGCAGGATGAATCGTTTAAGAAGGCCATGTACTTGAACGCCAAACTCCGACTCCTGATGTCTCTGCTGAAGTTCGAGCGGCTGGGGCAAGAAAATGTCGAAGGCATATCCTGGGTTATTCCTTCTGAACTCAAATCAGCTGAATTGCGGGACTCAAAATCTGTCATTGATAGAGCACTAGTGGTTGGGAACACAGACGAGCGTGACCCTAGTGACTTGCTACGCCGAAAGTATGGCAGCGAGCCGAGGGGGAACGCCGACCAAACAACCCTCGATGTGAATTTTGGATCGGATTCcgaaggtgaagatgtcATCCCTGACGGACCACTGTTTCCTCCAAATCCCCGATCCAAATCCAAAGTGCTCgatgagctgaagaagagaagaaaacgTAAAAATAACGGGGAGAAGGAGCCAATTGATGATGAAACATTGGAGGAACGTCGTCAAGCGCAACTGGAGAATACTAGGTCCCGTCTAGCGAAGATCAAGAGTGACTTATACGTTCATGCTAGTGACGAGGAAAGCGATGAAGAGGGGGACCAGGAGTTCTTTCGTCTCGAAGAAGGAAGACGCAGGGAACAGTCCGAGCGGATCAAGAAAGCATTGCTTCTTGGGAGAACTGAAGGCGACGGAGACTCTACATCTAAGAAGAAACGTGGAAAGCGCTCGAGTGCCAGCAGCGGACGGGAAGCGGGCGGAAAGCGACGGAGGCATAGTCCACAAGCTAGTCCTGAggtggaagacgaagagatTCTTATGAGCGCCACGGGCATGCTGTCGCGGGAGACCTCTGTGACACCCTCATTAGATGGGGTCGATGGCATTAGCAAAGGTATATCGAAAACCCCGGAGGATGAGCTCTATCTCGATGACAACCTAGCATTCAGCCGAGACCGAGAGATAGGGGCTGAACCGCATTTTGATAAGGAAGATGACAGGACCTCTAGCCCTAAAGAGAACGAAGCTGCAgcggaagaggacgaagaagacgcgCCTATGGCAGCTCCAGGTCGCAGACGCATGCGGGCTGGTTTTGTCGTCGATAGCGACTCGGAATAA
- a CDS encoding PhzF family phenazine biosynthesis protein (COG:S;~EggNog:ENOG410PPJK;~InterPro:IPR003719;~PFAM:PF02567;~go_function: GO:0003824 - catalytic activity [Evidence IEA];~go_process: GO:0009058 - biosynthetic process [Evidence IEA]), translated as MANNVNFVTLDVFTTKTYEGNPLAVVFLPSPTDPQLTQRQKQTIAREFNLSETIFVHQRTGTGESRTVDIFTKSAELPFAGHPTIGAASWFLHHAPEQDAKVTSLQLKAGNFPIALEDANLGVVAARVAHNVHTHENKYPLTEALRLYPSLKPYLAPSSVALFSVVKGMNQLLVELPSLEALSSVTTAYGGQAADSAYLDAGWVEGLLVTYFYVRDVEDEKLRRRVIRTRTIIGNLEDPATGSAASGLAAYLSLSGRGTGQFKYDVVQGVEMGRRSEIGVEVVIEEVGRIESLTLMGSSVRVSEGRIVVPEDV; from the coding sequence ATGGCAAACAACGTCAACTTCGTCACCCTCGACGTCTTCACCACGAAAACATACGAGGGGAACCCTCTTGCCGTGgtcttcctcccctccccaacaGACCCCCAACTAACTCAACGCCAAAAGCAAACCATCGCGCGCGAGTTTAATCTCTCCGAGACAATCTTCGTCCACCAGAGGACAGGCACCGGCGAATCCCGCACCGTCGACATCTTCACCAAGAGCGCCGAGCTTCCTTTCGCGGGCCACCCAACAATCGGCGCTGCATCATGGTTTCTTCACCACGCACCAGAGCAAGATGCCAAGGTGACGAGTTTGCAGCTAAAGGCTGGAAATTTCCCGATTGCCTTGGAGGATGCGAACCTGGGTGTCGTTGCAGCGCGCGTAGCGCATAACGTGCACACCCACGAGAACAAATACCCTTTGACTGAGGCGTTGCGACTCTATCCGTCCTTGAAGCCGTATCTGGCGCCTTCGTCGGTTGCTCTGTTCTCCGTCGTGAAAGGCATGAACCAGCTTCTTGTTGAACTGCCCTCACTTGAAGCACTGAGCTCTGTGACGACAGCGTATGGGGGCCAGGCGGCCGACTCGGCGTATTTGGACGCGGGGTGGGTTGAGGGTTTGCTTGTGACATACTTTTATGTTAGGGAcgtggaggatgagaagttgagaaggagggttATTCGGACGAGGACGATCATAGGAAACCTTGAGGATCCCGCAACGGGGAGTGCAGCGAGTGGATTGGCGGCGTATCTGTCGCTGAGTGGGCGGGGGACTGGGCAGTTCAAGTATGATGTTGTGCAGGGAGTGGAGATGGGGAGACGCAGCGAGATTGGGGTTGAGGTGGTTATTGAGGAGGTGGGCAGGATTGAGAGTCTGACCTTGATGGGCAGTTCTGTGAGGGTGTCTGAGGGCAGAATTGTGGTTCCTGAGGATGTCTGA
- a CDS encoding uncharacterized protein (COG:S;~EggNog:ENOG410PYRM), with the protein MQSRSASISARKDGVTSSYDSQSSRSTHNISTPRHRSPLYALDNRDYENNHEQEQKPECEHEENSPDSSHVTRGFRIRRFASRLNRKDVVPRTHASVEPNSKPIVGSSRVPTPNILPENDLYSHSACLKEGRSVLSCLGRRGTVESREKHNMSESRTSMPTLQGNITSQHQDRQFVMVRTQSVHGYNGRESTPAEMRVSAPAPAPIRKERRVSGSYSSNSDSDRLSSLEASSAATTRNTMALPRRTRLSKGFEDFKMQSPQQTKLPIPVQNPNSSLAGETNQIQKTQLQTQTHEQAKENNSPKAYPMNLQHPTALAPVDADGNRATPKGANELGSKLPLVSSSITRRRVQIEKMVPTPLPPTVPPHIVTIPGRAPSRVFNPKTRTKLTPQFNDRPQVETAMPQAYWLGRFMTLTNAFQYEDSFNEPDIATGFEMPSSYSRPFQRSHDGDLAGYRVKRAFMVLENVCATEEASASLREFRDEYICQFGDSWMA; encoded by the coding sequence ATGCAGAGCAGATCGGCGTCAATCTCAGCTAGGAAAGACGGTGTTACATCTAGCTACGACTCGCAATCCTCTCGCTCAACCCATAACATCTCAACGcctcgccatcgcagccCCTTATACGCACTAGACAACAGAGACTATGAGAACAACCATGAACAAGAGCAGAAACCTGAGTGCGAGCACGAGGAGAATAGCCCAGACTCATCTCATGTAACAAGGGGCTTCCGAATTCGACGCTTCGCTTCTCGTCTCAATCGCAAAGATGTGGTTCCTCGCACTCACGCATCTGTGGAACCCAATTCCAAGCCAATAGTTGGTTCCTCAAGAGTTCCTACCCCGAATATTTTGCCTGAGAATGACCTCTACTCCCACTCGGCATGTCTGAAAGAAGGAAGGAGTGTGTTATCCTGTCTAGGAAGACGAGGGACTGTGGAAAGCCGGGAAAAGCATAACATGTCTGAAAGCCGGACGAGCATGCCTACACTACAAGGAAACATTACTTCTCAACATCAGGATCGGCAATTTGTTATGGTTAGAACACAATCTGTTCATGGCTACAATGGCCGTGAAAGTACGCCTGCGGAGATGAGGGtttcagcaccagcaccggcgCCTATTAGGAAAGAGCGACGAGTAAGTGGTAGttacagcagcaacagcgacagcgacaggCTGTCTTCTCTAGAGGCCTCTTCCGCAGCAACGACGAGGAACACAATGGCACTCCCCAGACGCACCCGGTTGTCTAAGGGCTTTGAGGACTTCAAAATGCAATCGCCCCAGCAGACAAAGTTGCCCATACCGGTACAGAACCCGAACTCTAGCCTAGCAGGAGAAACGAATCAAATACAGAAAACGCAATTACAAACGCAGACTCACGAACAAGCCAAAGAAAACAACTCCCCCAAGGCATACCCGATGAACCTACAGCACCCCACAGCACTTGCCCCAGTAGATGCAGACGGGAACCGGGCCACCCCCAAAGGTGCAAATGAACTAGGATCCAAGCTACCTCTAGTGAGCAGCAGCATTACCAGACGGAGGGTCCAAATAGAGAAAATGGTACCAACACCACTGCCACCAACTGTCCCTCCTCATATTGTTACTATCCCAGGGCGGGCTCCATCTCGTGTGTTCAATCCCAAGACGAGAACAAAACTAACACCGCAATTCAATGATCGGCCACAGGTCGAAACAGccatgcctcaggcatactGGCTTGGTCGGTTCATGACTCTCACAAACGCATTTCAGTACGAGGATTCCTTCAACGAGCCGGATATTGCGACGGGATTCGAAATGCCTTCAAGCTACTCGCGACCATTTCAGCGCTCGCATGATGGCGATTTGGCCGGATATCGAGTGAAAAGGGCGTTTATGGTGCTAGAGAATGTTTGTGCAACGGAAGAGGCGAGTGCAAGCTTGCGTGAGTTTCGAGATGAATACATTTGTCAGTTTGGAGATTCGTGGATGGCTTAA
- a CDS encoding putative copper resistance protein Crd2 (COG:S;~EggNog:ENOG410PR7N), whose translation MVHPASTCCKTNPSGGCVCAAQAKCSCGKESALHCTCNKSATENTIQGARCSCRARPAGQCTCERATSENHPVAGETCPCGKRAEASCTCEKASAIDSALETDFTTHA comes from the exons ATGGTCCACCCTGCTTCAACCTGCTGCAAAACCAACCCTAGCGGCGGCTGCGTCTGCGCCGCACAAGCAAAGTGCTCCTGCGGGAAGGAATCCGCCCTCCACTGCACCTGCAACAAGTCTGCAACTGAAAACACTATCCAGGGTGCTAGATGCTCTTGCC GTGCTCGCCCCGCCGGTCAGTGTACCTGTGAGCGAGCGACGAGTGAAAACCACCCTGTGGCTGGAGAGACGTGTCCTTGCGGGAAGAGAGCAGAGG CTTCGTGTACCTGTGAGAAGGCCAGTGCCATTGATTCCGCCCTCGAGACGGATTTCACGACTCATGCTTAA
- a CDS encoding homeobox domain-containing protein (COG:K;~EggNog:ENOG410PIG7;~InterPro:IPR001356,IPR009057;~PFAM:PF00046;~go_function: GO:0003677 - DNA binding [Evidence IEA]) — protein MSVSGPCAWVSTVPSPATHSPAITSSWATVSWNSEQELSKSRVNLPALSGVGRKAGEQNKDSATEMQPTAIKAEKSFPILPAVGTANAMQYPGNGASLDGLQAQNTNVQGDTMSTLKIGCLDVENRETEDTQPNEEITFKVKSEITDDLHEDEKDNSEINAASSDDDGAGSSAAGEKRASQDSKSDKKKMKRFRLTHNQTRFLMSEFTRQAHPDAAHRERLSREIPGLTPRQVQVWFQNRRAKLKRLTSNDRERMLKSRALPDDFDTTQVLRTPFGSKGSSEVPGLLTEGLPRLNDEDYVISPLSSASTSGPGYPSASSERGFENYQNRGAAATVPDLRSNRGTFPFPRSSSFSESSFNAGLQFPGRFSRPGADAMGHSGISYRRPIDYVLNRPANGMMVGYNQPRPLEGSVSPTGQPEPQMPYGMDSASPQIHSYQSPLSVATPKAYGGMEMSTHIQPAGRHMPTLQHLPISDAPEYRPYSYEHHPYSLTTGISFTQSNASSMSLPASFPSETGHIPVSSSADERMNNPTNAMDPLRAKYGQGYEYANYL, from the exons ATGTCAGTCAGTGGTCCTTGTGCCTGGGTGTCTACGGTGCCATCACCAGCTACCCATTCTCCCGCAATCACGAGTTCCTGGGCCACAGTCTCGTGGAACAGCGAGCAAGAGCTATCGAAGTCGAGGGTAAATCTGCCGGCTCTATCCGGAGTCGGACGGAAAGCAGGCGAGCAAAACAAAGATTCTGCGACAGAAATGCAACCTACCGCGATTAAGGCTGAGAAGTCTTTTCCAATCTTGCCTGCTGTCGGTACTGCCAATGCAATGCAGTACCCGGGAAATGGGGCATCGTTGGATGGCTTGCAGGCCCAAAACACGAACGTCCAGGGCGACACCATGTCAACGTTGAAAATAGGCTGCCTCGACGTCGAGAATCGAGAGACGGAAGATACCCAACCGAACGAAGAAATAACCTTCAAAGTCAAGTCCGAGATTACAGACGATCTGCAtgaggacgagaaggacaATAGCGAGATCAACGCAGCCTCTTCCGACGATGATGGGGCAGGATCATCTGCTGCCGGCGAGAAGAGGGCCTCCCAGGATTCGAAATCGGATAAgaaaaagatgaagaggttTCG TCTCACACATAACCAAACACGCTTTTTGATGAGCGAGTTCACTCGGCAGGCACATCCTGACGCAGCACACCGAGAGCGACTATCGAGAGAAATTCCTGGACTAACCCCCCGTCAGGTTCAAGTCTGGTTCCAAAATAG ACGTGCCAAACTCAAGCGGCTTACCAGCAACGATCGGGAGCGTATGTTAAAGTCTCGAGCGCTGCCGGATGACTTCGATACAACTCAGGTGTTGCGAACTCCTTTTGGAAGTAAGGGTTCTTCAGAAGTACCG GGACTACTCACCGAAGGGTTACCGCGCCTGAACGATGAAGATTACGTTATATCTCCATTGAGCTCAGCCTCTACCAGTGGCCCTGGCTATCCATCTGCCTCATCAGAAAGGGGCTTCGAGAACTATCAAAACcgaggcgcagcagcaacggtTCCAGACCTAAGGAGCAATCGTGGAaccttccctttccctcgATCGAGCAGCTTCTCCGAATCTTCTTTCAACGCAGGACTTCAATTTCCCGGTCGATTTTCGAGACCTGGAGCAGATGCCATGGGTCATTCTGGGATTTCATATCGGCGGCCAATAGACTACGTTCTAAATCGCCCAGCAAACGGCATGATGGTTGGCTACAACCAGCCTCGTCCATTGGAAGGTTCTGTATCGCCCACTGGCCAGCCAGAACCGCAAATGCCGTACGGAATGGACAGTGCTA GTCCGCAAATACATAGCTATCAGTCTCCCCTTTCGGTGGCTACTCCAAAAGCATACGGTGGGATGGAAATGAGCACGCACATACAGCCCGCTGGAAGACACATGCCCACCCTGCAACACCTGCCGATTTCGGACGCACCTGAATACCGCCCGTATTCGTACGAGCACCATCCTTACAGTCTGACTACCGGAATCTCGTTCACGCAATCCAATGCTTCCAGCATGAGTCTACCGGCATCATTCCCCTCCGAGACGGGGCATATCCCGGTTAGCAGCTCCGCCGATGAGAGGATGAACAACCCTACCAATGCCATGGATCCCTTGAGGGCAAAGTACGGACAAGGGTACGAATATGCAAATTACCTCTAG
- a CDS encoding THO complex subunit THO1/HPR1 (COG:Y;~EggNog:ENOG410PKZJ;~InterPro:IPR021861;~PFAM:PF11957), protein MLPPERKMANADVDVIDVHRRLIDSLLAKAEQVKPGKGIEPPLTETQLGESFWLIQDEDALPVKQLSQQTRFAAVEIAFREKFYGLLASTTIEDSEFVCIWNLLDIISVFSDNEQCEPGLIFWLIEELLDSQTIEGCRKVFDYLESRRERNTKKHFKQKNLIILRSCNELLRRLSRAEDTVFCGRVFIFLFQSFPLGDKSAVNLRGEYHTENVTAFGDDTKETTGGTDGTDLDMPDAKETTSVADVQKQETESQATTEREDKLTAPDMNKTSKETVSQPGGQTGEHTPDLDTLYPIFWGLQAYFSSPTKIFNAQHFATFKTGLESTLSAFRTVNTDFETSNSKTHEEIRKSTKRKRTADGPEIASSFNPKYLTSRELFDLEVNDTAFRRHVLVQALILLDFMLSLTSNSKAKLADLTNKSVLYGFLLNDEDAQWAVGMRKSIEGYLQEGAGGKFYYRMVDTVLSRDKNWVRWKAEGCPPIERPAVSVDEYLSARDKAIKTYANRRLRSSPMASLNLKFLSESESLSGVERLKETERFNVPALESLMRVIEDVEFDIDTAQTREDKEAAVQAKASKTWLMLRLSTKSKFAAFDKIEDGKNLKSLFETTQSTEATAQPTNSTLQDTTTKISQEGESNGLSQDHEMDTETEGGASAKADEKAAGVNDAVSAEADVLGS, encoded by the exons gatgcgctGCCCGTCAAACAATTGAGTCAACAAACACGGTTTGCCGCTGTGGAAATTGCTTTTCGAGAAAAGTTTTACGGTCTCCTC GCTTCTACAACGATCGAAGACTCCGAGTTTGTTTGCATATGGAATTTACTGGACATAATATCGGTTTTTTCCGACAATG AACAATGCGAACCCGGCCTCATATTCTGGTTGATTGAGGAACTATTAGACAGCCAGACGATCGAGGGTTGTCGCAAGGTTTTTGATTACTTGGAGTCTCGGAGAGAACGAAACACGAAG AAACATTTCAAACAAAAGAACTTGATTATTTTAAGGTCTTGCAATGAACTGCTTCGCAGACTCTCGCGAGCTGAGGATACCGTCTTTTGCGGCCGTGTGTTTATCTTCCTGTTCCAAAGTTTCCCTCTTGGGGATAAAAGCGCGGTGAATCTCCGAGGCGAATACCATACCGAGAATGTAACGGCCTTCGGCGATGACACGAAGGAAACTACTGGTGGAACAGATGGCACGGATTTGGATATGCCGGATGCCAAGGAAACAACGTCGGTAGCTGACGTTCAGAAACAAGAGACCGAATCCCAAGCCACCACCGAAAGGGAGGACAAGCTGACCGCGCCTGACATGAACAAGACGTCAAAGGAGACCGTTTCTCAACCTGGAGGCCAAACAGGGGAACACACACCTGATCTCGATACTCTCTACCCCATATTTTGGGGGCTGCAAGCTTACTTCTCGTCACCAACGAAAATATTTAATGCCCAGCACTTCGCCACATTTAAGACCGGGCTTGAATCCACACTATCTGCTTTTAGGACGGTTAATACAGACTTCGAAACTTCTAATAGCAAGACACATGAGGAAATCCGGAAGTCGACCAAACGGAAACGAACCGCAGATGGACCTGAAATTGCAAGCAGCTTCAATCCGAAATACCTGACGAGTCGAGAACTCTTTGATCTTGAG GTCAACGATACTGCCTTTAGGCGACATGTTTTGGTCCAGGCCTTAATTCTTCTGGACTTCATGCTGTCACTTACGTCAAATTCAAAAGCGAAACTGGCTGATTTGACCAACAAATCTGTTCTATACGGATTTTTACTTAATGACGAGGAT GCACAATGGGCCGTGGGAATGAGGAAATCAATTGaaggatatcttcaagaaggTGCGGGAGGAAAATTTTACTATCGTATGGTGGATACTGTTCTATCGCGGGATAAAAATTGGGTGCGCTGGAAAGCTGAAGGCTGCCCTCCGATAGAGAGGCCTGCAGTTTCAGTGGATGAGTATCTTAGCGCTCGCGACAAGGCAATAAAGACATATGCCAACAGACGACTTCGTTCTTCTCCTATGGCCTCTCTCAATTTAAAGTTCCTTTCTGAAAGTGAATCCTTATCTGGAGTCGAAAGACTCAAAGAGACCGAAAG GTTCAATGTTCCCGCCTTAGAGTCGCTCATGCGAGTtattgaggatgttgaattTGACATTGATACAGCGCAGACGAGGGAAGATAAAGAAGCCGCTGTTCAAGCAAAAGCAAGCAAGACATGGCTGATGCTGCGGCTTTCTACCAAAAGCAAGTTCGCAGCTTTTGACAAGATCGAAGACGGGAAAAATCTTAAGTCCCTCTTTGAAACCACACAGTCCACTGAAGCCACCGCCCAGCCTACCAACAGTACGCTACAGGATACTACAACGAAAATTTCTCAGGAGGGCGAATCAAATGGGCTATCGCAGGATCATGAAATGGACACTGAAACTGAGGGAGGTGCATCTGCTAAGGCTGATGAGAAGGCAGCTGGTGTGAATGATGCAGTGAGCGCCGAGGCTGATGTGCTGGGATCATGA